One Gossypium raimondii isolate GPD5lz chromosome 3, ASM2569854v1, whole genome shotgun sequence genomic window carries:
- the LOC105796886 gene encoding importin subunit alpha-2, with protein MSLRPSTRTEVRRNRYKVAVDAEEGRRRREDNMVEIRKSKREESLQKKRREGLQAQQLSASLQSSNVEKKLESLPSMVAGVWSSNGSAQLEATTQFRKLLSIERSPPIDEVIQSGVVPRFVEFLMREDYPQLQFEAAWALTNIASGTSEHTKVVIDHGAVPIFVKLLGSPSDDVREQAVWALGNVAGDSPRCRDLVLSHGALMPLLAQLNEHSKLSMLRNATWTLSNFCRGKPQPPFDQVRPALPALERLIHSNDEEVLTDACWALSYLSDGTNDKIQAVIEAGVCPRLVELLLNPSPSVLIPALRTVGNIVTGDDLQTQCIIDHGALSCLLSLLTHNHKKSIKKEACWTISNITAGNKEQIQAVINAGIIGPLVSLLQNAEFDIKKEAAWAISNATSGGTHEQIKYLVSEGCIKPLCDLLACPDPRIITVCLEGLENILKVGEAEKAAGAGEFNYCAQLIEDAEGLEKIENLQSHDNNEIYEKAVKILETYWLEEDEETLPPGDGTQQNFHFGGNDVKVPTGGFNFS; from the exons ATGTCGTTGAGACCGAGCACCAGAACCGAGGTCCGCCGTAACCGCTACAAGGTGGCGGTTGACGCGGAGGAAGGCCGCCGCAGGAGGGAAGACAACATGGTGGAGATCCGCAAAAGCAAGCGCGAAGAGAGCTTACAGAAGAAGCGTCGCGAAGGCCTCCAGGCTCAACAGTTGTCCGCTTCTCTTCAATCCTCCAACGTCGAAAAAAAA TTAGAGAGTCTTCCTTCGATGGTTGCCGGAGTTTGGTCCAGTAACGGCTCAGCGCAGCTAGAAGCGACTACTCAGTTCCGGAAATTGCTTTCAATTG AGCGAAGCCCCCCGATCGACGAAGTGATACAATCTGGCGTCGTTCCTCGCTTTGTTGAGTTTCTTATGAGGGAAGATTACCCACAGCTTCAG TTTGAGGCTGCTTGGGCGCTTACAAATATTGCTTCTGGAACCTCTGAGCATACTAAGGTAGTTATTGATCATGGGGCCGTTCCTATATTTGTAAAGCTTCTTGGTTCCCCAAGTGATGATGTTCGCGAGCAG GCTGTGTGGGCACTGGGGAATGTTGCTGGCGATTCTCCTAGATGTCGTGATCTTGTTCTCAGTCATGGAGCTTTGATGCCACTCTTAGCACAGTTGAATGAACACTCAAAGTTGTCAATGCTGAGAAATGCAACCTGGACATTATCAAATTTTTGCAGGGGCAAGCCACAGCCTCCATTTGATCAG GTAAGGCCTGCCCTTCCTGCGCTTGAACGTCTCATTCATTCAAATGATGAGGAAGTTCTCACTGATGCCTGTTGGGCTCTATCGTACCTGTCTGATGGTACAAATGACAAAATTCAAGCTGTGATTGAGGCAGGAGTTTGTCCACGACTTGTTGAGCTCCTACT TAATCCGTCTCCTTCAGTGCTCATTCCTGCTCTCCGTACGGTTGGAAATATTGTGACGGGAGATGATTTACAGACTCAG TGCATTATTGACCATGGTGCATTATCATGCCTTTTGAGTTTGTTGACGCATAATCATAAAAAGAGCATAAAAAAAGAAGCTTGCTGGACTATCTCAAACATTACAGCTggaaacaaagaacaaattcAG GCTGTGATCAATGCCGGGATAATTGGTCCCCTGGTGAGCTTACTTCAAAATGctgaatttgatataaaaaaagaaGCAGCATGGGCAATTTCAAATGCTACCTCTGGTGGTACTCATGAGCAAATCAA GTACCTAGTCAGTGAAGGATGCATAAAACCTTTGTGTGATCTCCTTGCATGCCCTGATCCAAGAATTATAACAGTCTGTCTAGAAGGGTTGGAGAACATTTTGAAGGTTGGTGAAGCTGAGAAGGCAGCTGGTGCTGGAGAGTTTAACTATTGTGCCCAGTTAATTGAAGATGCTGAGGGATTAGAAAAGATTGAAAATCTACAGAGTCATGACAATAATGAGATCTATGAGAAGGCAGTCAAGATTCTCGAGACGTACTGGTTGGAGGAGGATGAAGAGACACTACCTCCTGGTGATGGTACTCAGcaaaatttccattttggaGGAAATGATGTTAAGGTTCCAACTGGTGGATTCAACTTCAGTTGA